DNA sequence from the Sinorhizobium sp. RAC02 genome:
TCGATGGCGCCAGGATCGGTGAAAGCGCGCTTCACCACGAAGAGGCCCGGCCCCTCACCGATGACCGAGGCCCATTCCGGGCCGATGGCATCGTTGACGGACGCGCCGTCATAGATCGGGATGTTCTTCTCGATGGCAATGGCCGTCGGGCACATCGCCTTCGTGGTTTCGGTTTCGACCTCGCGCCGGAACTGCGCAAGATCAATCACCGCTGCAATGTCATTCATGAGATCCTCCTACCGATCTGTATCGACCCCTGCAGACATCAGCACGTGACGCTCTCGCGACGCGCCTGTTGCACGTCGCAAGCCACTGCCGGGATTGAATAATTGCACTTATCCTCAAGGAGCAACATTAATTGCAGATAATGGAATGTCAACACACTTCGCAGCCATGGCGCACGAACGGGAAATCACCCATCAGAAAGACAAAAAAAATCGGCGCCGGTGAGCGGCGCCGATGCGGTCAGACAGGGTGAGAGAAGGTGCCGCTACTTGCGGATCGCCCAGTTCCGGAGCGACTTGTCGCCATAGGCCGCCCCGACGACGATGAGGCCGAGAATGAGAATGAACCATTGCGGCTGAACACCGGTGACGACCAGATAGGACTGAATGGAGGACAGGACGAATGCACCCATCAGGGCTCCGATCAGCGAGATCCGCCCGCCAGCCAGCAGGCAGCCGCCCAGAACACAGGAGGCAATGGCCTGCAACTCCATCAGTCTCCCCATGGATCCATCGGCAAATCCGAGCTTTCCAGCCTCAAGCGCGCCGGCAAAGGCGGCGAGCATACCGCAGATGACGAATGCGGACAGCTTGATGCGCTCGACACGCACACCGCGCGAATGCGCACTGTCCGCCGAGCCGCCGACGGCCAGCAGCCGGTTGCCGAATGGCATAGCCTTCAGGACGACGAAGAGAATAGCAAAGACCGCGATCAACCAGAACAGAGCGGTATTGAAGCCGAGAAAATCGCCCCCGCCAAGAAGAAAGTAGGTCCAGCCGTTTCGCGCTGCATAGGGAATGGAAAACGAAAAGCCGTCCGTCAGCGCGATCGCGACGCCACGAAAGATCATCAGGGTGCCAAGAGTGATGATCAGCGAGGGTGTCTTTGTCCTGGTGATGAGCCAGCCGTTCACATAACCGATAGCCGCGCCAACCACGATCGCAGCCAAAGCGGCAAACACGGGATCGACACGGGCGGCAAGCCAAAGATAGGCGAGCGCACCCATGCCGAAGGTCGAGCCGACCGAAATGTCGATTTCGCCGGTCCCGATCACGATGGCGACACCGAGGCTCATCAGCCCGAGCGTCGCGGTCACCTGCATGATGGTTCCGATATTGTAGAGGTTGGCCCAACGCCCGTCCGAGGTCGATGCGAAAATGACGATCAGGATGGCGCCGATCAGGAAGATGCCGATTTCCGTGTGGCGGCGAATGAGGGGTTTTGCCGCGGAGAGCACCATCAGACCGCCTCCTTCTCGACGACCCGACCGCCCTGGCGGATGACGTCTTCAAGCGCTTCCGCCGACATGCTGTCCGTCGACGCATCCGCAACCTTCTCGCCATTCTCCATGATGACGAT
Encoded proteins:
- a CDS encoding ABC transporter permease, translating into MVLSAAKPLIRRHTEIGIFLIGAILIVIFASTSDGRWANLYNIGTIMQVTATLGLMSLGVAIVIGTGEIDISVGSTFGMGALAYLWLAARVDPVFAALAAIVVGAAIGYVNGWLITRTKTPSLIITLGTLMIFRGVAIALTDGFSFSIPYAARNGWTYFLLGGGDFLGFNTALFWLIAVFAILFVVLKAMPFGNRLLAVGGSADSAHSRGVRVERIKLSAFVICGMLAAFAGALEAGKLGFADGSMGRLMELQAIASCVLGGCLLAGGRISLIGALMGAFVLSSIQSYLVVTGVQPQWFILILGLIVVGAAYGDKSLRNWAIRK